A window of Roseiflexus castenholzii DSM 13941 genomic DNA:
CAAATGGAACAATCTGGGTGAGATAGATCCCGCCGATGCCATGATCGAGGTCGATCCAGAAGTACGAGTTTGCCAGACCGGCCCATTGCAGGCTGCCCGCCGGACGACCGGTCGGCGCCGGCTCAAGGTTGATCTGCCAGGTCAACCCCCATCCTTTGGGCAACCCTGGGAAAAACTCCGCATCATTGGAAAACTGCGGCATGACACTCTTCATTGGCGTCACCCGCAGATTACCGATGGCGTTCTGGCACATCAGAGCGACCGTTTCGGCGCTAAGCACGCGCAAGCCATCGAGTTCGCCGCGATTGAGCACCATGCGCACAAACCTGGCATAGTCTCCGGCTGTGCCGTATAATCCTCCGCCGCCCATCTCGAACTCAGGGTCCTGCGGAATCTCGAATGCTATGGGCGCCAGTGAACCGTCTTCACCACGCGCATGGACAACCGCCAAACGCGCGCGCATATCAGGACGGATATTGAAGGCGGTGTCGTTCATACCCAGGGGTCCCAGCAGATGATCCTGCATATACTGTCCCAGTTTTTTGCCGCTGACCGCTTCGACTGCCAGACCGGCAAAATCGATATTGATGCCGTATTCCCAGCGCTCACCGGGATCGAAGAGGAGCGGGGTTGTGAGCGCTGCGATCTTCCCACTGGCAACGCCCGGAACACCCATAACTTGCTGGTACCGTAGAATGTCTGCGCTCCAGAACTCGTAGGAAAATCCGGCAGTGTGCGTCAACAACTGACGCAGCGTGATCGGGCGCACCGGAGGACGCAGTTTCGGTTTCCCTTCATCGTCCCATCCTTCCAGCACCTGTGCTTCTTTCAGCATCGGAACCCACTGATCGGCAGGAGCGTCGAGATCGAGTTTTCCCTGTTCAACCATCTGCATCGTGCAGGCGCCGGTGATCGCCTTGGTCATCGAAGCAATCCAGCAGACCGTGTCAAGCGTCATCGGCTCGCCGGTCGCCAGATTGCGCTTCCCGAACGCCCCTTCGTACACCACTCCCTCGCGGTCCACAACGACCGCTACAACCCCTGGCACATCACCACGCTCAACGGCTGCGCTCAAGAGTCCGTCCACCCGTTCTTTCAACGACATTGTTGGCTCCTTTCCAGATGCGAGTCCAGAGAACGACCGGTCATACGACCGACAGGACAGGAGTGCCTGAACTGGTTTGCCGTCTTTTACGCCCCCGTTCGATCATGCCGATCACGCAACCCTGTTATACCAATGACCTGTGACCATCCGACATGGTCACCCCGAGCAGCGCGAGGGGTCTGGCGCGACCCGCTGAGATTCCTCGCTGCGCTCGGAATGACCAGTCGCTGCGCTCGGAATGACCCGTCGCTGCGCTCGGAATGACACGCATGCGGCATCATCAATCGTCATTGGTATTACGTCGCCTGCACCGTTCCCGCCCCATCGGGTGGCGCCGGTTCAGCCAAGGTGACCGACTCGCTCTTGGGATGCAGGACGCGCGGCAGTACCTCATCCATGTGTTCGACCAAAACAATGTCGATTTGCTGGCGCGTTTCTTCCGGCAGTTCGCGCAGATCGGGCGCATTCGCCTTCGGCAGCAGAACCGTGCGCACACCGGCGCGCTGCGCCGCCAGCACCTTTTCCTTCACCCCGCCAATGGGCAGCACCTTGCCGCGCAGCGTGATTTCGCCGGTCATGGCGACGTGTTTGTAGGCACGGCGGTCGGTCAGTGCTGAGATAAGCGCGCTTGCCATCGTGATGCCGGCGGATGGTCCATCTTTGGGAACAGCGCCGGCCGGAACATGGATATGAATATCGCAAATCTGCGCAAAATCGGTCGGAATGTTCAACGCCCGCGCCCGCGACCGCGCATACGTCAGCGCTGCGCGCGCCGATTCCTTCATCACATCACCAAGTTGACCGGTCAGCGTCAACTGACCGTTGCCCGGCACAACACTCGCTTCGACAAAGAGCACGTCGCCGCCGGTCGGCGTCCATGCCAGCCCGGTGACCACGCCCACCTCATCTTCACCGAGGAGCGTTTCACTGCGGAAGCGCGGC
This region includes:
- a CDS encoding serine hydrolase domain-containing protein — encoded protein: MSLKERVDGLLSAAVERGDVPGVVAVVVDREGVVYEGAFGKRNLATGEPMTLDTVCWIASMTKAITGACTMQMVEQGKLDLDAPADQWVPMLKEAQVLEGWDDEGKPKLRPPVRPITLRQLLTHTAGFSYEFWSADILRYQQVMGVPGVASGKIAALTTPLLFDPGERWEYGINIDFAGLAVEAVSGKKLGQYMQDHLLGPLGMNDTAFNIRPDMRARLAVVHARGEDGSLAPIAFEIPQDPEFEMGGGGLYGTAGDYARFVRMVLNRGELDGLRVLSAETVALMCQNAIGNLRVTPMKSVMPQFSNDAEFFPGLPKGWGLTWQINLEPAPTGRPAGSLQWAGLANSYFWIDLDHGIGGIYLTQIVPFADTKSLPLFEAFETTVYQSMHPSLGSV